A region from the Aquimarina sp. ERC-38 genome encodes:
- a CDS encoding replication-associated recombination protein A → MTTPLAERIRPKTLEAYLSQEHLVGPKGSLTQQVKRGIIPSLILWGPPGVGKTTLATIIAKESGRPFYTLSAINSGVKEVREVIEKAKQSGGLFTVKNPILFIDEIHRFSKSQQDSLLGAVEKGWVTLIGATTENPSFEVIPALLSRCQVYILEPFSKNHLEQLLKRAVTEDELLKTLTIDIKESEALFKLSGGDARKLLNIFELVVNSQDPEDTITITNELVEQLIQQKTVRYDKTGEQHYDIISAFIKSIRGSDPNAAVYWLARMIEGGESLTFIARRMIISASEDIGNANPTALIMATNTFQAATTVGYPEARIILSQCAVYLATSAKSNASYVAINKAQQTVKQTGDLAVPLSLRNAPTKLMKELGYGDEYQYAHDFTHNFVAHEFLPDELQNTTFYEPGKNTRENALREFLKTRWKDKYGY, encoded by the coding sequence ATGACAACTCCTCTTGCGGAACGAATTCGACCTAAAACCTTGGAAGCTTATCTAAGCCAGGAGCATCTGGTGGGTCCCAAAGGTTCGCTGACGCAACAGGTAAAAAGAGGAATTATTCCTTCTTTAATTTTATGGGGACCTCCAGGCGTTGGTAAAACTACCCTGGCTACCATTATAGCCAAAGAATCCGGAAGACCTTTTTATACCTTAAGTGCTATTAATAGCGGAGTAAAAGAGGTTCGGGAAGTCATTGAAAAAGCGAAACAAAGTGGTGGGCTTTTTACTGTTAAAAACCCTATTTTATTTATTGACGAAATACACAGGTTTAGTAAATCTCAACAAGATTCGTTGCTAGGTGCCGTAGAAAAGGGTTGGGTTACTTTAATTGGCGCTACTACGGAGAATCCAAGTTTTGAAGTGATACCCGCCCTACTATCCCGTTGTCAGGTGTATATTCTGGAGCCTTTTAGTAAAAATCATCTCGAACAATTGTTGAAAAGAGCAGTAACAGAAGATGAATTACTTAAAACACTTACTATTGACATTAAAGAGTCCGAAGCTCTCTTTAAACTAAGTGGTGGTGATGCGAGAAAACTTTTAAATATCTTTGAATTAGTAGTGAATAGTCAGGATCCTGAAGATACCATTACTATTACGAATGAATTAGTAGAACAACTCATCCAGCAGAAAACAGTTCGCTATGATAAAACGGGAGAGCAACATTATGACATTATTTCGGCTTTTATTAAATCGATCAGAGGTAGTGACCCTAATGCTGCGGTATATTGGCTAGCAAGAATGATTGAAGGGGGTGAATCTTTAACTTTTATTGCCCGGCGAATGATCATCTCCGCTTCAGAAGATATTGGAAATGCAAATCCTACTGCATTGATCATGGCAACTAATACTTTTCAGGCCGCAACTACCGTAGGATATCCGGAAGCTCGAATTATTCTAAGTCAATGTGCGGTTTACCTGGCAACTTCGGCAAAAAGTAATGCTTCTTATGTAGCGATTAATAAGGCGCAACAAACGGTAAAACAAACTGGTGATCTTGCCGTGCCCTTATCCTTGCGCAATGCTCCTACTAAACTTATGAAAGAATTAGGATATGGGGATGAGTATCAATATGCTCACGATTTTACTCATAATTTTGTAGCCCATGAATTTTTACCGGATGAACTACAAAACACTACTTTCTACGAACCTGGTAAGAACACCCGTGAAAATGCGTTACGGGAATTTTTAAAAACACGTTGGAAGGATAAATATGGGTATTAA